In a single window of the Suttonella indologenes genome:
- a CDS encoding IS256 family transposase, translating to MNSLQLSPKQLQEICHDFTNKPNGINTLLSIMLNSLMKAERKDFLVSNHCHGNKANGYRSLRGLGIGEQIELAIPRDRLGQFKPLLLEVMREQQDMLNELCFELYANGLTTRQIEGITENIYGKKLSKSAVSRITESLYEDMKAFRERPLEPHYPIIYLDATYVKTKRETVSSEAYYVVLGVKLDKTREVLGIYNAPTESAGTWDSICQDLKERGIQRIELAIIDDLKGLDQRIEKHFACRIQKCVLHLKRRLLSQSKTSHRAELAQDLKDVFCVGKHDSLSASTERAKACYQKWKKYYPQALAILADKDKLSYYLTYLHYENEVQNMIYTTNQIERLNKSFKRTLKIRNSMPNVDSVLTLMSKTAIDMGETTYRYPLSRFADSLLFS from the coding sequence ATGAACAGTTTACAACTAAGCCCAAAGCAGCTACAAGAAATTTGTCATGATTTTACCAACAAGCCCAATGGCATCAATACGCTACTATCTATTATGTTGAACAGCTTGATGAAAGCCGAGCGCAAGGACTTTTTAGTCTCAAATCATTGCCATGGTAATAAAGCTAATGGCTACCGAAGTCTACGCGGACTGGGTATTGGTGAGCAGATTGAGTTAGCGATTCCTAGAGATCGTTTAGGACAATTTAAACCTCTTCTGCTAGAAGTCATGCGTGAGCAGCAGGATATGCTGAATGAGCTGTGTTTTGAGTTATATGCCAACGGCTTAACTACCCGTCAGATCGAAGGCATTACTGAAAACATCTATGGTAAAAAGCTTTCCAAAAGCGCGGTATCACGCATCACCGAAAGCCTGTATGAGGATATGAAAGCCTTTCGAGAACGACCGCTAGAGCCTCATTATCCCATCATCTATTTGGATGCCACCTACGTCAAAACCAAACGTGAGACCGTCTCTAGCGAAGCGTACTATGTTGTGCTCGGCGTGAAGCTGGACAAAACCCGCGAGGTGCTCGGTATCTACAACGCCCCCACAGAATCTGCCGGCACTTGGGACAGCATCTGCCAAGACCTGAAAGAAAGAGGGATACAGCGCATTGAGTTAGCTATCATCGATGACTTGAAAGGGCTGGATCAGAGGATTGAAAAACACTTTGCCTGCCGCATACAAAAGTGCGTACTGCACCTGAAAAGACGCCTACTCAGTCAAAGCAAAACCAGCCATAGAGCGGAGCTGGCACAAGATTTAAAAGACGTCTTCTGTGTGGGCAAACATGACAGTTTATCGGCATCTACTGAACGTGCTAAAGCCTGTTATCAGAAATGGAAGAAATACTACCCGCAAGCTCTTGCCATATTGGCTGATAAGGACAAGCTAAGCTACTATTTAACCTATCTGCATTATGAAAACGAGGTACAAAATATGATTTACACCACCAATCAAATTGAGCGGTTGAACAAATCCTTTAAACGCACTTTAAAGATACGCAACAGCATGCCCAATGTAGATTCTGTATTAACGCTGATGAGTAAAACTGCTATTGATATGGGTGAAACAACTTACCGTTACCCATTGAGCCGTTTTGCAGATTCATTACTTTTTAGCTAA
- a CDS encoding tyrosine-type recombinase/integrase — protein sequence MSNRTADLDLTGATEAFCARLSAEGRSPATIAAYRRDLALVVRVAGELDPGIVCREVTAGLLDQVFSVDAVTESERGPCSAASLHRMKAAVRAFFAWAVEAGVVDDNPARSIRMHRLPRKLPVFLTAAEKKRLLKELKGRTEFSALRDRAMIEVLLSTGIRLGELAALDMDDIDLDAKHLRVRAKGNVPQVKFIKTDPRTLLRRYLAERRRHGRPEMEALFLSNRDGRLCQRQIANRLAHWLRKAGIEKELTPHGLRHTFATHLYGATNDLLVVQRALGHRDVSTTQIYTHLVDGQLEEALERL from the coding sequence ATAAGCAACCGAACGGCTGACCTCGACCTGACGGGCGCAACGGAGGCGTTCTGTGCCCGCTTGTCGGCCGAAGGACGCTCCCCGGCGACCATAGCCGCATACCGCCGGGATCTCGCCCTGGTGGTCCGCGTGGCCGGGGAGTTGGATCCGGGCATCGTCTGCCGGGAAGTCACGGCCGGGCTCCTCGACCAGGTGTTCTCCGTTGATGCGGTCACCGAGAGTGAGCGAGGCCCATGCTCGGCGGCCTCGCTCCATCGGATGAAGGCGGCGGTGCGGGCCTTTTTCGCCTGGGCTGTCGAGGCTGGCGTGGTCGATGACAATCCGGCCCGGTCCATCCGCATGCATCGGTTACCGAGAAAGCTGCCGGTTTTCCTGACCGCCGCCGAAAAGAAACGTCTGCTCAAGGAGCTCAAGGGGCGGACCGAGTTCTCCGCGCTGCGCGACCGCGCCATGATCGAGGTGCTGCTGAGCACCGGGATCAGGCTTGGCGAGCTGGCCGCGCTCGACATGGATGACATCGACCTCGACGCCAAGCATCTGCGGGTGCGGGCCAAGGGGAATGTGCCGCAGGTCAAGTTCATCAAGACCGACCCCCGCACATTGCTGCGCCGTTACCTGGCCGAGCGTCGTCGACACGGCCGCCCGGAAATGGAAGCCCTGTTCCTGTCGAACCGGGACGGCAGACTCTGCCAGCGGCAGATAGCCAACCGGCTCGCTCACTGGCTACGGAAGGCCGGGATCGAAAAGGAACTGACGCCGCACGGGCTGCGGCATACCTTCGCCACCCACCTCTACGGCGCGACAAATGACCTGCTCGTGGTGCAGCGGGCCTTGGGGCACCGGGACGTGTCCACCACCCAGATCTACACCCACCTCGTGGACGGTCAGCTCGAGGAAGCCCTCGAGCGCCTTTGA
- a CDS encoding IS630 family transposase, giving the protein MHPKADKLQRLLFLKQLAAFEAEDRTLIYLDESGFKSHENRAYGYSHKGCPCLGKYNWQLKNQSNAIGAIHKNKLFAVGLYDCSINSDVFHCWVEELLLTQLPENSVIIMDNASFHKRQDTQELIADAGHHILWLPPYSPDLNPIEKMWAWLKRKRKDWRLNCIDKLFFYFLWICNSF; this is encoded by the coding sequence ATTCATCCGAAAGCAGACAAACTACAGCGCCTATTATTTCTTAAGCAGTTAGCGGCATTTGAAGCTGAAGACAGAACCCTGATTTACTTAGATGAAAGCGGCTTTAAATCTCATGAGAACAGAGCTTACGGCTATTCCCACAAAGGCTGTCCTTGTTTAGGAAAGTACAACTGGCAACTCAAGAATCAAAGCAATGCTATTGGGGCAATACATAAGAACAAGTTGTTTGCGGTAGGGCTTTACGATTGCAGTATTAATAGTGATGTATTTCATTGTTGGGTAGAAGAATTGCTGTTAACACAATTGCCTGAAAACAGCGTCATTATTATGGACAATGCCAGCTTTCACAAAAGACAGGATACCCAAGAGCTTATTGCAGATGCGGGACATCATATTTTATGGCTGCCGCCATACAGTCCGGATCTGAACCCAATCGAGAAAATGTGGGCTTGGCTTAAACGTAAACGCAAGGATTGGCGATTAAATTGCATCGATAAACTATTCTTTTACTTCTTGTGGATTTGTAACTCTTTTTGA
- a CDS encoding type II toxin-antitoxin system RelE/ParE family toxin, whose protein sequence is MGFQVYLTDDASRDLEELYDYIDSHDAPGKADYVLDQIEKAFSSLSENPERGAYPKELLTIGLREYREIFFKPYRIIYRVMAENVYVLVIADGRRDMQTLLQRRLLQA, encoded by the coding sequence ATGGGTTTCCAGGTATATCTGACCGACGATGCGTCACGTGATCTGGAGGAATTGTACGACTATATCGACTCTCACGACGCGCCGGGAAAAGCGGATTACGTTCTCGATCAAATAGAGAAAGCCTTTTCGAGCCTCTCCGAGAACCCGGAACGAGGAGCCTATCCGAAGGAACTGCTGACCATCGGGCTTCGCGAGTACCGTGAGATTTTTTTCAAACCCTACCGCATCATTTACCGGGTCATGGCCGAAAATGTCTATGTCTTGGTGATTGCCGACGGCCGCCGCGATATGCAGACCTTGCTGCAACGTCGTCTATTACAGGCATAA
- a CDS encoding IS630 transposase-related protein has product MAYSKDYRQMILNKLASGHSYRKLVEEYRLSATTIQRWKKSIERKKYERKPAKIDNEALMADVQAYPDDYCYERARRFNCSDRAIAIALKRVGITRKKRP; this is encoded by the coding sequence ATGGCATACTCAAAAGATTACAGACAAATGATATTGAACAAGCTGGCATCAGGTCATAGCTACAGAAAGCTTGTTGAAGAATATCGACTCAGCGCAACAACTATTCAACGTTGGAAGAAAAGCATAGAACGCAAGAAGTACGAACGCAAACCGGCAAAAATCGATAATGAAGCTTTAATGGCTGACGTCCAAGCTTATCCTGATGACTATTGCTATGAACGGGCAAGACGCTTTAACTGTAGCGACAGAGCTATTGCCATAGCATTAAAACGTGTCGGCATTACTCGAAAAAAAAGACCTTAA
- a CDS encoding DUF883 family protein translates to MTDTRVQKLEQDIENFRKDFAEIGKTLRQIAESKGNEASARAQHAYDRFSRQAQNFMDDASAQGQAYYERAREHFDNTVENATDRVRENPLQSVAIVAGVSFIVGFLMSRR, encoded by the coding sequence ATGACTGATACGCGTGTTCAAAAATTGGAACAAGATATTGAAAATTTCCGCAAAGATTTTGCCGAAATCGGCAAAACATTGCGTCAAATCGCGGAAAGCAAAGGTAATGAGGCTTCTGCGCGTGCGCAACATGCTTATGATCGTTTCAGCCGTCAGGCGCAGAATTTTATGGATGATGCCAGCGCTCAAGGTCAGGCTTATTATGAGCGTGCGCGCGAGCATTTTGATAATACGGTTGAAAATGCTACCGATCGTGTGCGTGAAAATCCTTTGCAATCCGTGGCGATTGTCGCAGGAGTAAGCTTTATTGTTGGCTTTTTGATGAGCCGCCGCTAA
- the ung gene encoding uracil-DNA glycosylase — protein MHINPDNVRIETSWKQALYPCFSRPYFQRIKQALLDAKTQGKTVYPPNRLIFNAFEQTPFEQVKIVILGQDPYHGAGQAMGLSFSVPRGIAVPASLKNIYKELQMEYPNYRIPAHGDLQYWAQQGVLLLNASLTVLAGQAASHSQIGWLEFSDDIIRTLNQAHSGLVFMLWGNFAKSKAALIDADKHCILTAAHPSPLARGAFFGCNHFRLANDYLQTQGKTPIDWQISAI, from the coding sequence ATGCACATCAATCCAGACAACGTCCGCATCGAAACCTCTTGGAAACAAGCCCTCTATCCCTGCTTCAGCCGCCCCTATTTTCAGCGCATCAAACAAGCCCTGCTCGATGCCAAAACGCAGGGTAAAACCGTCTATCCGCCCAACCGCCTCATCTTTAACGCCTTTGAACAAACGCCCTTCGAGCAAGTAAAAATCGTCATTCTCGGGCAAGATCCTTATCACGGCGCAGGACAAGCGATGGGGCTGTCCTTTTCCGTGCCGCGAGGCATTGCCGTGCCGGCATCGCTCAAAAACATCTACAAAGAACTGCAAATGGAATACCCAAACTACCGCATTCCCGCGCACGGCGACCTACAATACTGGGCGCAGCAAGGCGTGCTGCTGCTCAATGCCTCACTCACCGTCCTTGCGGGACAAGCCGCCAGCCACAGCCAAATCGGCTGGCTGGAATTTAGCGACGACATCATCCGTACCTTAAACCAAGCCCACAGCGGACTCGTCTTCATGCTCTGGGGGAATTTTGCCAAAAGCAAAGCCGCCCTAATTGATGCCGACAAACATTGCATTCTTACCGCCGCCCACCCATCGCCGCTTGCCCGCGGCGCCTTCTTCGGCTGCAACCACTTCCGCCTTGCCAACGACTATCTGCAAACTCAAGGCAAAACGCCGATTGACTGGCAGATAAGCGCGATTTAA
- a CDS encoding multidrug effflux MFS transporter codes for MKFFKSFEFIALIATLMGISAFGIDAILPAFPAFAQDFALHGERANDVQLVVYVFMFGFSIMQLFFGVLADFFGRKYLLLCGLTVYVMASVSVLFIDSFQALLWARFWQGVGLAAPRVLTQAVVRDAVSGREMSRIMSFSMIVFLLVPILAPSIGQLTLSLGNWHSVFYLFVLVGILTFLWVALRLPESLPIEKRNPPNMQRLMAALKTCFTHRPTLVYMLILSAMFSMMMIYIGQAEQIYGSAVYGLGERFALAFAVTALGMVAASVVNAQIVMRLGMHRIAFWALLAMVIGDGFLLVNALLFGGKPPLWIFMPLLMFHMFCFSLTMPNLNSLILEPHGGIAGTISAMVGTIMSVIGLAVAHLVSGQFNGTVFPLAIAWFVLSLLANLGNYYVNRLTRYMY; via the coding sequence ATGAAATTTTTCAAAAGTTTTGAGTTTATCGCTTTGATTGCGACTTTGATGGGAATTTCCGCTTTCGGTATTGATGCGATTTTGCCGGCTTTTCCTGCTTTCGCGCAAGATTTTGCTTTGCATGGGGAAAGGGCAAACGATGTGCAGTTGGTGGTGTATGTTTTTATGTTCGGCTTTTCGATTATGCAGCTGTTTTTCGGTGTATTGGCGGATTTTTTCGGGCGTAAATATCTGCTTTTATGCGGGCTGACGGTTTATGTGATGGCTTCGGTTTCCGTGTTGTTTATCGATTCTTTTCAGGCTTTGCTGTGGGCGCGGTTTTGGCAGGGTGTCGGTTTGGCGGCACCGCGTGTTTTAACGCAGGCAGTAGTGCGCGATGCGGTTTCAGGACGGGAGATGTCGCGGATTATGTCTTTTTCTATGATAGTGTTTTTGCTGGTGCCGATTTTGGCGCCGTCGATTGGGCAATTGACTTTGTCTTTAGGCAATTGGCATAGTGTTTTTTATTTGTTTGTTTTGGTAGGAATTTTGACCTTTTTATGGGTGGCGCTGCGTTTACCCGAATCTTTGCCGATTGAAAAACGTAATCCGCCGAATATGCAGCGCCTAATGGCGGCTTTGAAAACCTGTTTTACACATCGTCCGACTTTGGTTTATATGTTGATATTAAGTGCGATGTTTTCGATGATGATGATTTATATCGGTCAGGCGGAGCAGATTTACGGCAGTGCGGTTTATGGTTTGGGCGAGAGGTTTGCGTTGGCTTTTGCCGTAACGGCTTTGGGCATGGTGGCGGCTTCTGTGGTCAATGCGCAGATTGTGATGCGTTTGGGTATGCACCGTATTGCTTTCTGGGCTTTGCTTGCCATGGTAATCGGCGACGGTTTCTTATTAGTCAATGCTTTATTGTTTGGCGGCAAACCGCCTTTATGGATTTTTATGCCGCTGCTCATGTTTCATATGTTTTGCTTTAGCTTGACGATGCCGAATCTCAACAGCTTGATTTTAGAACCGCATGGAGGTATTGCCGGCACGATTTCCGCGATGGTCGGCACGATTATGTCGGTAATTGGTTTGGCGGTGGCGCATCTTGTGTCAGGACAATTCAACGGTACGGTTTTTCCTTTGGCGATAGCTTGGTTCGTATTGTCTTTGCTTGCGAATCTGGGTAATTATTATGTCAATCGTCTGACGCGCTATATGTATTGA
- a CDS encoding DUF5049 domain-containing protein yields the protein MKILIRSTTLDGEPIPGSGETLQAADCLEVVELMRGQTPFTASRAPRDYMTEVLSGIEGGPPQPLPEEVAAAAAEFLTRLARHGLIEFLPDDKASDPWPERFLEALETVRLSGRTNMLDHPEVTRLTAEMGYPDVAEWLADHRREYAAFVLEGTRPLGKNFGGKEDPAPCADK from the coding sequence ATGAAGATTCTGATCCGCTCCACCACGCTGGACGGCGAACCGATCCCCGGCAGCGGGGAAACCCTGCAAGCCGCCGACTGCCTCGAAGTTGTCGAGCTGATGCGCGGCCAGACGCCGTTCACCGCCAGCCGAGCGCCCCGGGACTACATGACCGAGGTGCTCTCCGGCATCGAAGGCGGGCCGCCCCAGCCATTGCCGGAGGAAGTAGCCGCTGCGGCCGCCGAGTTTCTCACCCGTCTGGCGCGGCACGGCCTGATCGAGTTCCTGCCCGACGACAAGGCCAGCGATCCCTGGCCGGAACGCTTCCTCGAAGCCCTGGAGACGGTGCGGCTATCCGGGCGCACCAACATGCTCGATCACCCGGAGGTGACCCGGCTGACCGCCGAGATGGGCTACCCGGATGTGGCCGAGTGGCTGGCGGACCACCGGCGCGAATACGCGGCCTTCGTCCTCGAGGGGACGAGACCGCTCGGCAAGAACTTCGGCGGCAAGGAGGACCCGGCTCCATGTGCGGACAAGTAG
- a CDS encoding type II toxin-antitoxin system Phd/YefM family antitoxin, translating into MKLSSQIKPISYLKAHAAEIVRNLSGQGEPLVITQNGEAKVVMQDIESYEQTQETMALLKILALGSRQIEEGKVQPAGDVIQRLRDRSKSR; encoded by the coding sequence ATGAAGCTATCGAGCCAAATCAAGCCGATCAGTTACCTGAAAGCCCATGCCGCAGAAATCGTGCGCAATCTGTCGGGGCAAGGAGAACCCCTGGTCATTACTCAGAATGGCGAAGCCAAGGTCGTGATGCAGGACATCGAAAGCTATGAGCAAACCCAGGAAACCATGGCCCTTCTGAAGATTCTCGCGCTCGGCTCGCGTCAGATCGAGGAAGGCAAAGTCCAGCCCGCCGGTGATGTCATTCAGCGGCTTCGAGACCGGAGCAAGAGTCGCTGA
- a CDS encoding DUF4198 domain-containing protein — protein sequence MKKLLLAASAALIMQASSAHGVWVTPHFGELSVVYGMGVADDAYEKEKLAWVNGYDEKFATSEVVVSKKPSHSTIDAKDAAVLTVFFNNGFWEKGENGRWKEVAEKDISKPVDTSTSLKYNISVLKSYQGEMKPFAELPVQVIPEQDPSAVKQGEQLVVTVYVDGKPAADVPVTNDYINNFAEKQKTDKDGKVTLTVRNDALNVIAALVNHPTPDDAKAHLQRSVATLSFKAAKK from the coding sequence ATGAAAAAATTACTTCTTGCAGCAAGCGCTGCATTAATTATGCAAGCCAGTTCCGCACATGGCGTTTGGGTAACACCTCATTTTGGTGAATTATCCGTAGTTTACGGCATGGGGGTTGCAGATGATGCTTATGAAAAGGAAAAATTAGCGTGGGTCAATGGTTATGACGAAAAATTTGCCACCAGCGAAGTCGTGGTAAGCAAAAAGCCAAGCCATAGCACCATTGATGCTAAAGATGCAGCCGTGTTAACTGTATTCTTCAATAATGGTTTTTGGGAGAAAGGTGAAAATGGTCGCTGGAAAGAAGTCGCAGAGAAAGATATCAGCAAACCAGTAGATACTTCTACTTCTCTTAAATATAACATTTCCGTATTAAAATCATATCAAGGCGAAATGAAGCCGTTTGCAGAATTACCTGTACAAGTTATTCCTGAACAAGATCCTTCAGCGGTGAAACAAGGTGAGCAGCTTGTCGTTACGGTTTATGTTGATGGCAAACCTGCTGCAGACGTGCCTGTTACTAATGATTACATCAATAATTTTGCGGAAAAACAAAAAACAGATAAAGACGGTAAAGTGACGCTGACCGTGCGTAATGACGCATTAAATGTAATTGCTGCACTGGTAAATCACCCAACGCCTGATGATGCCAAAGCGCATTTACAACGTAGCGTAGCAACCTTATCTTTCAAAGCCGCAAAAAAATGA
- a CDS encoding ribbon-helix-helix protein, CopG family, translating into MAKTRNQIQAESDARRDVKLKAFKLPIAVVEEFERIATEQGLANNALFIAALEAYKKQENIA; encoded by the coding sequence ATGGCAAAAACACGCAATCAAATACAGGCAGAAAGCGATGCACGGCGAGATGTCAAGCTAAAAGCCTTTAAACTGCCGATAGCCGTCGTCGAGGAATTCGAGCGTATCGCCACAGAGCAAGGCTTGGCAAATAATGCCTTATTTATCGCCGCCCTAGAAGCCTATAAAAAACAAGAGAATATAGCATGA
- a CDS encoding PstS family phosphate ABC transporter substrate-binding protein, producing MPISLIALYISLWILFSLDAEDRRLIKGIATLCACILGLGMTYVAIKEWRNARYRAVAAVKELELREYEPFYSDKLAVLEHPADLQLKDNLPVLDGSTALYPLYAAFVQTVYPPQLAQEYEELNRLIQSSKTGTAYQRLLDGEVDIIFVPAPSKSHQALADSKGLQFQLYPIGQEAFVFFVHQSNPVNNLSIAQIQQIYAGNIKNWQEVGGNKEAIRAFQRPENSGSQTALQRIMGDIALMKAPKEDIPTGMDGIISQVADYRNFPNAIGFSFLLYSSQLVQEKQIKRLSINNIAPNHENIRNKSYPFTYDFYAVTLGNESRETQQLIQWIQSPQGKELIEKTGYVPVP from the coding sequence ATGCCGATAAGCCTCATCGCCTTGTATATCAGTTTGTGGATACTCTTCAGCCTCGATGCCGAAGATCGCAGACTCATCAAAGGTATTGCCACGCTATGCGCCTGTATCCTGGGTCTGGGCATGACTTATGTCGCCATAAAAGAATGGCGTAATGCACGCTATCGCGCCGTCGCCGCTGTAAAAGAACTCGAACTGCGCGAATACGAACCTTTCTATTCCGACAAACTGGCGGTTCTTGAACACCCTGCCGATCTGCAACTCAAAGACAATCTGCCCGTGCTAGACGGCTCCACCGCTCTCTATCCCCTCTATGCCGCCTTTGTGCAGACCGTCTATCCGCCGCAATTGGCACAGGAATACGAAGAGCTGAACCGCCTAATCCAATCCAGCAAAACCGGCACCGCCTATCAACGCCTGCTAGACGGCGAAGTCGATATCATCTTTGTTCCTGCCCCATCTAAAAGCCATCAAGCCCTTGCCGACAGCAAAGGACTGCAATTTCAGCTATATCCCATCGGGCAAGAAGCCTTTGTCTTTTTCGTGCATCAAAGCAATCCCGTGAACAATCTGAGCATCGCGCAAATTCAACAAATTTATGCCGGCAACATCAAAAATTGGCAGGAAGTCGGCGGCAATAAAGAAGCTATCCGCGCCTTCCAACGTCCGGAAAACTCCGGCTCACAAACCGCCCTGCAAAGAATCATGGGCGACATCGCGCTAATGAAAGCGCCGAAAGAAGACATTCCCACCGGCATGGACGGCATCATCAGCCAAGTCGCGGATTACCGCAATTTCCCCAATGCGATAGGCTTTTCCTTCCTGCTCTATTCTTCGCAACTGGTGCAGGAAAAACAAATCAAACGCCTCAGCATCAACAATATTGCCCCCAACCATGAAAACATCCGCAATAAAAGCTATCCCTTTACCTATGATTTCTATGCGGTCACCCTAGGCAATGAAAGCCGAGAAACGCAGCAATTGATTCAATGGATACAATCGCCGCAAGGCAAAGAATTGATTGAAAAAACAGGCTATGTTCCAGTGCCTTGA
- a CDS encoding glucosamine 6-phosphate synthetase: MCGQVGIIFGRKRRRPDERDYLCELFIRMLLHSEERGPHASGLAWLKTDGSHRIFKRPMRAHELVYEKPFQELLGQVDNETTILMGHTRWRTRGNEFNNRNNHPIRAGIVIGTHNGTIYNADYLFRRLRLPRYAEVDSELIFRLADRFAPEGPIDQEGLKKALALCRGQMSAVLTSRLDPGTITVLKGNKPLCLRIHRQHRVVLYSQGIKKQLH, from the coding sequence ATGTGCGGACAAGTAGGCATCATCTTCGGCCGCAAGCGCAGGAGGCCCGACGAGCGGGATTACCTGTGCGAGCTCTTCATCCGCATGCTGCTACACAGCGAGGAGCGCGGCCCGCACGCCTCCGGTCTCGCCTGGCTCAAGACAGACGGCAGCCACCGCATCTTCAAGCGGCCGATGCGGGCGCACGAGCTGGTCTACGAGAAGCCGTTCCAGGAGCTGCTCGGACAGGTCGACAACGAGACCACCATCCTCATGGGACATACCCGCTGGCGCACCCGGGGCAACGAGTTCAACAACCGCAACAACCATCCCATCCGGGCCGGGATCGTCATCGGCACTCACAACGGCACCATCTACAACGCCGATTATCTGTTCCGCCGCCTTAGGCTGCCGCGCTACGCAGAGGTGGACAGCGAGCTGATCTTCCGTCTGGCCGACCGCTTCGCACCAGAAGGCCCCATCGACCAGGAGGGGCTGAAGAAGGCGCTTGCCCTCTGTCGCGGCCAAATGAGCGCCGTGCTGACCTCACGCCTCGACCCCGGCACCATCACCGTGCTCAAGGGCAACAAGCCACTCTGCCTGCGCATCCACCGCCAGCACCGGGTGGTGCTCTATAGTCAAGGAATCAAAAAACAGTTACACTAA
- a CDS encoding OmpA family protein yields MKKALAPLLIAALVSGCVSNMTENQRAAIGGMIGAVAGGVTGHQINDNNGRYVGAVVGALAGAAIGNYMDQQQRQLQQQMQGTGVNVTRVNESTLQLNIPGDVLFATNQYQIQPNFYQTLNSVAQTMNQYPQTVVHVYGYTDNVGNANYNQGLSERRANSAAQYLSSQGVNPQRIVVRGYGENYPRASNANASGRQQNRRVEIFIKAISEHNPQAAYQTVY; encoded by the coding sequence ATGAAGAAAGCATTAGCCCCTTTATTAATTGCCGCCTTGGTCAGCGGTTGCGTCAGTAATATGACGGAAAACCAACGCGCAGCAATCGGCGGCATGATTGGTGCGGTAGCCGGCGGTGTGACAGGTCATCAGATTAATGATAACAATGGTCGCTATGTCGGCGCGGTTGTCGGTGCTTTAGCAGGTGCGGCGATCGGTAATTATATGGATCAGCAGCAGCGTCAGTTGCAGCAGCAAATGCAGGGCACCGGCGTGAATGTCACGCGTGTGAATGAAAGTACTTTACAGCTTAATATCCCCGGAGATGTCTTATTTGCGACCAATCAATACCAAATTCAGCCGAATTTCTATCAAACGCTGAATAGCGTGGCGCAGACGATGAATCAATATCCGCAAACCGTGGTGCATGTGTATGGCTACACGGATAATGTAGGCAATGCCAACTACAATCAGGGTTTGTCTGAGCGTCGTGCCAATTCGGCGGCGCAATATTTATCTAGCCAAGGTGTGAATCCGCAGCGTATTGTAGTACGTGGCTACGGCGAAAATTATCCGCGCGCTTCTAATGCCAACGCAAGCGGTCGTCAGCAAAACCGCCGCGTGGAAATCTTTATTAAGGCGATTTCCGAGCATAATCCGCAAGCAGCCTATCAAACGGTTTACTAA